From Diadema setosum chromosome 5, eeDiaSeto1, whole genome shotgun sequence, the proteins below share one genomic window:
- the LOC140228470 gene encoding trace amine-associated receptor 1-like yields the protein MNLQHFSILLAAFVPLALCIVVSNLGVIASVYSEGRLHTPPNFILASLALADLLKGCVAVTCELYADAKVNETDCQTEIYILAPSYLLSAVSVMHQIVVTVERLIAICCSLRYQEFVTKTRTIATLVTVWLVGVCVTCGYLYVWITSINESPAKNGFCGGGAYLYSKTEKIKQFEIFIAVIVPAILIFLATSNLYMWRVAKRQVNQIKSHFRAMNIGRKRKRKRLRNIQATYTVLMIVGCFVISWTPYTVYVIYGVLWSTEERGGILIMNQTAFFFIALNSAANPVIYGWKNNFLRQKLKDLICHRCCKQQVHLKRGDEQQNVAMTKKQREDVSRDQSEGASKLDYEQNESRASLSNISLHSIRTDKQLK from the coding sequence ATGAATTTGCAGCATTTCAGCATCCTACTGGCGGCATTCGTACCACTTGCCCTCTGCATCGTCGTTAGTAACCTTGGCGTTATTGCGTCTGTGTATTCGGAGGGTCGGCTCCACACGCCACCAAATTTCATATTGGCCAGTCTGGCACTGGCTGACCTCCTCAAGGGTTGCGTAGCGGTTACCTGTGAGCTCTACGCCGACGCCAAAGTCAACGAAACGGACTGTCAGACGGAAATTTACATTTTGGCGCCATCTTACTTACTAAGCGCCGTGTCAGTGATGCATCAGATTGTCGTCACCGTAGAGAGACTAATCGCAATATGCTGCTCGCTGCGGTATCAGGAATTTGTGACCAAAACGCGCACAATTGCCACACTTGTGACGGTCTGGTTAGTCGGAGTCTGTGTGACTTGTGGATACCTCTACGTTTGGATCACGAGTATAAACGAATCGCCTGCCAAGAATGGCTTTTGTGGAGGTGGAGCTTACCTGTATTCTAAGACAGAGAAAATCAAACAGTTCGAAATTTTTATCGCCGTTATTGTACCCGCCATCCTCATATTTCTCGCCACGTCGAACTTGTATATGTGGCGCGTAGCTAAAAGGCAGGTCAATCAGATTAAAAGCCACTTTCGCGCCATGAACATCGGAAGGAAACGAAAACGAAAACGACTTCGGAACATCCAAGCTACTTACACGGTACTCATGATTGTTGGGTGCTTCGTTATCTCATGGACGCCGTACACTGTGTATGTCATTTACGGTGTGCTCTGGTCGACGGAGGAGCGTGGAGGAATTCTTATCATGAACCAGACAGCATTTTTCTTCATAGCGCTGAATTCCGCTGCTAATCCTGTGATATACGGCTGGAAAAACAACTTTTTGCGACAAAAGCTGAAAGATTTGATCTGCCATCGTTGTTGCAAACAGCAGGTGCACTTAAAAAGAGGGGATGAACAGCAGAACGTCGCaatgacaaagaaacaaagagaggACGTCAGCCGCGATCAAAGTGAAGGAGCGTCAAAACTAGACTATGAACAAAATGAGAGTAGAGCAAGCCTCTCCAATATAAGCTTACATTCTATCAGAACGGACAAACAGTTGAAATAG